The Sodalis praecaptivus genome includes a region encoding these proteins:
- a CDS encoding ABC transporter substrate-binding protein, giving the protein MTYDNNYQPQPNLAQSWTVSPDGKSITFRLRHDVKWHDGQPFTSTDVRYSALEVWKKVHSRGRSTFATLIDVETPDPWTAIFRLSAPSQVILNAFDGAESQVLPAHIFAGKDIRTNPAGAQPIGTGPFKFKKWERGQYVELERNPDYWDKGKPYLDRIIYRFIPDASARSAALESGDVSYVPFAGVPFADIARLKQNPALVFDSRGYSYAAQTYFLAFNLRNPFLAQQKVRQAFAHAIDRQRLINTVWYGQSKPEYSVIPSSLTRYVTDDIPHYDYNLDKANQLLDEAGFPRKADGSRITLRLYTDPASSQALLVGEFLRQSFSKIGVTLKYTPLDNATFTRRIYTDYDFDVVFQGWGIMLDPQMGLTRVYDSKAQTPGVPYANAFAYSNPAMDAIIHRYEREVDPQKRVEDFHAFQRLAMTDLPLIPVMQAPFFTAWNRQLHGVDLSPAGAHSGFRNAWLAR; this is encoded by the coding sequence TTGACTTACGATAATAATTATCAGCCTCAGCCCAATTTGGCTCAATCATGGACGGTGTCGCCAGACGGGAAAAGTATCACTTTTAGGCTGCGCCATGATGTTAAATGGCATGACGGTCAACCCTTTACCTCGACCGATGTACGCTACTCCGCCCTGGAAGTCTGGAAGAAGGTGCACTCCCGCGGTCGTTCCACCTTTGCCACGCTTATAGATGTGGAAACCCCGGATCCCTGGACGGCCATTTTCCGCTTAAGTGCGCCCTCGCAGGTCATTCTAAATGCTTTTGATGGCGCGGAATCACAGGTTCTGCCGGCGCATATTTTTGCGGGTAAAGACATTCGCACCAATCCGGCGGGCGCTCAGCCTATTGGCACGGGCCCATTCAAATTCAAAAAATGGGAACGGGGACAATACGTAGAACTCGAACGTAATCCTGATTATTGGGATAAAGGTAAACCCTATCTGGACAGAATTATTTATCGTTTTATTCCCGATGCGTCAGCCCGCAGCGCCGCGCTGGAATCCGGCGATGTGTCCTATGTCCCGTTTGCCGGGGTGCCGTTCGCCGATATCGCGCGTTTAAAACAAAATCCGGCATTGGTTTTTGATTCGCGCGGCTATTCCTATGCCGCACAAACCTACTTTCTCGCTTTTAATCTGCGTAATCCTTTTCTGGCGCAGCAAAAAGTGCGTCAGGCATTCGCGCACGCCATTGATCGCCAGCGTTTGATTAACACCGTCTGGTATGGGCAGAGTAAACCGGAATACAGCGTCATACCCTCATCGTTAACCCGTTACGTTACCGATGATATCCCCCATTACGACTACAACCTCGATAAAGCGAATCAACTGCTGGATGAGGCCGGGTTTCCGCGTAAGGCGGACGGTTCCAGGATCACGCTGCGTCTCTACACCGACCCGGCCTCAAGCCAGGCGTTATTGGTGGGGGAATTTCTGCGTCAATCATTTAGCAAAATCGGTGTGACGCTTAAGTATACGCCGCTGGATAATGCCACCTTCACCCGCCGCATCTATACCGATTATGACTTTGATGTGGTATTCCAGGGCTGGGGGATCATGCTGGATCCGCAGATGGGTCTGACCCGCGTCTATGACTCTAAAGCACAGACGCCGGGGGTGCCTTATGCCAATGCCTTTGCCTACAGTAATCCGGCGATGGACGCCATTATCCACCGCTATGAACGCGAAGTGGATCCGCAAAAGCGCGTTGAGGATTTCCATGCGTTTCAACGTCTCGCGATGACCGACCTGCCGTTGATCCCGGTCATGCAGGCACCGTTCTTCACCGCGTGGAATCGTCAATTGCACGGGGTGGATCTTTCGCCCGCCGGGGCGCATAGCGGTTTCCGTAACGCCTGGCTCGCCCGCTGA
- a CDS encoding PTS sugar transporter subunit IIA, with protein MSIKAFLSQSQYIQVRMEVSSWQEIIEQAAKPLIEGGFVTAEYPKAVISNTMEYGAYYVFDEGIAIPHARPECGVINNCFSMVTLAAPMSINGSEPVDIIVMFGGVDKDSHITDGIASIVGLLEQEDTLSQIRRATTIDEILELL; from the coding sequence ATGAGCATAAAAGCGTTCCTTTCACAGAGTCAGTATATTCAGGTTCGGATGGAGGTGAGCTCATGGCAAGAAATCATCGAGCAAGCCGCCAAACCGCTTATTGAGGGAGGGTTTGTCACGGCTGAATATCCAAAAGCCGTAATAAGCAATACGATGGAATATGGTGCTTACTATGTTTTTGATGAAGGCATCGCTATTCCCCATGCGAGACCCGAATGCGGCGTGATAAACAATTGTTTTAGCATGGTGACCCTAGCGGCACCGATGTCAATAAACGGTAGCGAACCGGTGGACATTATCGTCATGTTTGGCGGCGTCGATAAAGACTCCCATATCACTGACGGTATCGCATCAATTGTGGGTCTGCTGGAACAAGAGGATACGTTGTCTCAAATCAGGCGGGCCACAACCATTGATGAGATTCTCGAGTTGCTATGA
- a CDS encoding PTS sugar transporter subunit IIC, whose translation MDAIIHFIVKDFLGQAAILIALIAMLGLILQKKSLGKTVEGTFKTLLGFLIMMAGINIIVAALTFLNDIFTSGFGMQGYITDVAAIAGVANRELGSEVALTLLVIFAVNIIIARLTPFKYIFLTGQALLWMATIGTVIGYKAGLTGATLILTGGIFGGFMAVLMPAIAQPIVRKITDSDDVALGHFCTIGYLVQAAVARAIGKNSRSTEDLELPDNFKFLQDTYLSMAVIMVPMYIIPAIFAGPEFIGQFSGETNYLMYAFMQSMQFVAGVFVLYSGVRLLLNELVPAFRGIAMRLVPNAKPALDCPVLFPYAPNAVIVGFLATTVGSIIGMIVFPMFGLAMILPGLLTNFFAGGAAGVFGNAMGGRRGAIIGGVIHGLFITLLPAILVPLLETFGFKGVTFSDSDVISTGLVLGHAFQSDWPFVIGFIVFVVVVVWFANRKLSK comes from the coding sequence GTGGACGCAATTATTCATTTTATCGTTAAAGATTTTTTGGGGCAGGCGGCTATATTGATAGCGCTTATCGCTATGCTTGGCCTGATACTGCAAAAAAAATCTCTTGGTAAGACCGTTGAAGGCACGTTTAAAACCCTGCTGGGATTTCTGATAATGATGGCAGGCATCAATATCATTGTGGCTGCCTTAACCTTTCTCAATGACATCTTTACCAGCGGTTTTGGTATGCAGGGCTACATAACGGATGTCGCGGCGATAGCCGGCGTGGCAAACCGCGAGCTCGGTTCCGAGGTGGCGCTCACGCTATTGGTGATATTTGCCGTAAACATCATTATCGCCCGGCTTACGCCTTTCAAATATATCTTTCTCACGGGACAGGCGCTGCTATGGATGGCGACCATTGGCACCGTCATCGGTTATAAGGCGGGGCTAACGGGCGCCACATTGATACTCACCGGCGGCATTTTTGGCGGTTTCATGGCGGTATTGATGCCGGCTATAGCCCAGCCGATTGTACGGAAAATCACTGATTCTGATGATGTGGCGTTAGGGCATTTCTGTACTATCGGCTACCTGGTGCAGGCCGCCGTAGCCCGTGCCATAGGGAAAAACTCGCGATCCACAGAGGATTTGGAACTACCCGATAACTTTAAGTTTCTGCAAGACACCTATCTATCCATGGCGGTGATCATGGTGCCGATGTATATCATCCCGGCCATATTCGCCGGACCGGAATTCATCGGGCAATTTTCAGGCGAAACCAATTACCTGATGTATGCCTTCATGCAATCGATGCAGTTTGTCGCGGGCGTGTTTGTACTCTACAGCGGGGTGCGCTTACTCTTGAATGAACTGGTGCCGGCGTTCCGCGGCATTGCGATGCGGCTGGTCCCCAATGCCAAACCGGCACTGGATTGCCCGGTCTTATTTCCCTATGCCCCTAATGCGGTCATTGTAGGCTTCTTGGCTACTACCGTCGGCTCGATTATCGGAATGATCGTCTTCCCGATGTTCGGACTTGCCATGATTTTGCCGGGTTTATTGACCAACTTCTTTGCCGGCGGCGCTGCTGGGGTTTTCGGTAACGCGATGGGAGGAAGAAGAGGGGCGATAATCGGCGGGGTAATACATGGGTTATTTATCACCTTATTGCCTGCCATTTTGGTGCCTTTACTCGAAACGTTTGGCTTCAAAGGCGTCACCTTCAGTGATTCAGATGTTATCAGTACCGGTTTGGTCTTGGGTCATGCATTCCAAAGCGACTGGCCATTCGTGATTGGTTTTATTGTTTTTGTCGTCGTCGTTGTCTGGTTTGCTAATAGAAAGCTGAGTAAATAA
- a CDS encoding PTS sugar transporter subunit IIB: protein MLKVLCVCGCGLGSSFAIEMSAKAVLQKLCIDASIDHTTVSEASSYKYDIILTQKMFADILTSDASEEDKKKVIILNKLTDKKEIEEKILAYMNAN from the coding sequence ATGCTTAAAGTACTCTGCGTATGTGGCTGCGGCCTGGGCTCCAGCTTTGCTATTGAAATGAGCGCCAAAGCCGTACTCCAAAAACTCTGCATCGATGCCTCGATAGATCATACAACGGTGTCAGAGGCGTCTTCTTATAAATATGACATTATTCTCACGCAGAAAATGTTTGCCGATATTTTGACCTCGGACGCCAGCGAGGAGGATAAGAAAAAAGTCATCATTTTGAATAAGCTCACCGACAAAAAAGAAATCGAAGAAAAAATCCTCGCCTACATGAATGCGAACTGA
- a CDS encoding ATPase AAA — MKKLILVNGVPASGKSAVARTIADYFNFPVLSIDEIKEPFMVQFSDIIDRPLNRKLGYAAYEAMFNIVKSAPDNTVFVMDAWFGFREKSVLQDYLAISHCQAVFEIWNKVSSTLVAQRYKQRCSCRVKGHPGEEYIPELIALAEKAQPMGVGDVYTLDHDRGAENDDLIMWIKNRLHHS; from the coding sequence ATGAAAAAACTTATTTTAGTGAACGGGGTGCCGGCATCTGGGAAAAGCGCCGTTGCTCGAACGATTGCAGATTATTTCAATTTCCCAGTCTTAAGTATAGACGAGATCAAAGAACCCTTTATGGTTCAGTTCTCAGACATTATCGACAGGCCTCTCAATCGTAAGCTGGGTTATGCGGCCTATGAGGCAATGTTCAATATCGTCAAGAGCGCACCCGATAATACGGTATTTGTGATGGATGCCTGGTTTGGCTTCAGGGAAAAATCGGTATTGCAAGATTATCTCGCCATTAGCCATTGCCAAGCCGTTTTTGAAATATGGAATAAAGTTTCATCCACGCTGGTGGCGCAAAGGTACAAACAACGTTGCAGCTGCCGGGTTAAAGGTCATCCCGGTGAGGAATATATCCCGGAATTAATCGCTTTGGCGGAAAAGGCTCAGCCCATGGGCGTCGGTGATGTTTATACCCTTGACCATGACCGAGGCGCAGAGAACGACGACCTGATTATGTGGATCAAAAACCGTCTGCATCACAGTTAA
- a CDS encoding tagatose-bisphosphate aldolase produces the protein MNKMTTAERRGYQMICDTTGSMMVVACDQRGGMRTLLAASPEEQAKISNETLGKTKYDITRYLAAEAGCVLVDPICAVPGIVDEGVVPRDTGLLVGLDASGWDTSPQGYRISKMVDGINARKVRELGATGGKIMIYLRMDTPEANTENLATLRSVIADFAREDVFLVVEFLTYPLENESKEDYQNKIPQLIQDGCQACIDCGSKVLKIPYPGTEAACAKVTEICGDIPWAVLSAGVDHPTFLQQVDISLRNGASGVIAGRSLWKDCISLDRNVSKEKLSSIAVSRLRDIQKLLVKYKKQAVSA, from the coding sequence ATGAATAAGATGACAACCGCAGAGCGTCGTGGATATCAAATGATCTGCGATACAACAGGTTCAATGATGGTGGTGGCCTGCGATCAGCGTGGCGGCATGAGAACGCTGCTCGCCGCCAGCCCGGAAGAGCAGGCCAAAATAAGCAATGAAACCTTGGGGAAAACCAAATACGATATTACCCGTTATCTGGCTGCGGAAGCGGGATGCGTGTTGGTCGATCCCATTTGCGCCGTACCCGGCATCGTGGATGAGGGCGTTGTGCCGCGGGATACCGGCCTGCTGGTCGGGCTCGACGCCTCCGGCTGGGATACTTCGCCGCAAGGCTATCGCATCTCGAAAATGGTTGACGGCATCAATGCCCGTAAGGTGCGAGAACTGGGTGCGACCGGCGGCAAAATCATGATTTACCTGCGCATGGACACACCGGAGGCTAATACCGAAAACCTGGCGACCTTGCGTAGTGTTATTGCTGATTTTGCCCGCGAGGATGTATTTCTGGTGGTTGAATTTCTTACTTACCCGCTGGAAAATGAGAGTAAAGAGGACTATCAAAATAAAATTCCGCAGCTTATCCAAGATGGCTGTCAGGCCTGTATCGACTGTGGTTCCAAAGTGCTCAAAATCCCGTATCCGGGTACGGAAGCGGCCTGCGCCAAGGTGACGGAAATCTGCGGGGATATCCCCTGGGCGGTGCTGTCGGCCGGGGTAGATCACCCCACCTTCTTGCAACAGGTCGATATTTCGTTGCGCAACGGCGCCTCGGGGGTCATCGCAGGCCGTTCACTGTGGAAAGATTGCATCTCCCTGGACCGCAATGTGTCTAAAGAAAAGCTCTCCTCCATTGCGGTGTCGCGGCTGCGGGACATTCAAAAGCTGCTGGTGAAATATAAAAAACAAGCCGTAAGCGCATAA
- a CDS encoding LLM class flavin-dependent oxidoreductase: MARTLHLGVFVETTGRHLAGWRHPDVDPHAPMRLAHYRQLVTIAERGLFDLFFLADGLAVRDRAAEQLGRTPKAHLEPLTLLAALAPLTQHIGLIATASTTFNEPWHLARKFASLDHLSDGRAGWNIVTSSSQAEADNFSMAAIPGPETRYRRAEEFVEVVRGLWDSWDDDAILADQQQGRYFSPHRLHTLDHQGEFFSIRGPLTVSRPPQGYPLLVQAGSSPQGIQLGARYGEIIYTAQTTLHDAQRFYRHIKAQAQQAGRHPDDLRILPGLFPVVAPSRSEAQEKFEQLQSLLHPEVGLAQLEHHLGGVSLAGFDIDGPLPDLPPGKEYTSRAELLINVARRDNLTLRQLYQQVGVARGHPLLVGTPTDVADFMASWFHEEGADGFNIMPGWLPGGLIDFVDLVVPELQRRGLFHTAYRGKTLRERLALPRPSSRYAATSHKD; the protein is encoded by the coding sequence ATGGCCCGTACGCTGCATTTAGGGGTGTTTGTGGAAACCACCGGGCGCCATCTTGCAGGGTGGCGTCATCCCGATGTGGATCCCCATGCGCCGATGCGCTTGGCACATTATCGCCAGTTGGTGACTATCGCCGAGCGCGGATTATTCGACCTGTTTTTTCTCGCCGATGGATTGGCCGTCAGGGATCGCGCGGCGGAACAGTTGGGACGCACCCCCAAAGCGCATCTGGAGCCGCTGACGCTTCTGGCCGCGTTGGCACCGTTGACACAGCATATCGGTCTGATTGCGACGGCATCGACGACCTTCAACGAGCCCTGGCATTTGGCGCGCAAATTTGCCTCCCTGGACCATCTAAGCGACGGGCGCGCGGGGTGGAATATTGTCACCTCCTCCAGCCAGGCGGAGGCGGATAACTTTTCCATGGCGGCGATCCCGGGGCCTGAAACGCGCTATCGCCGCGCCGAAGAGTTTGTCGAGGTGGTACGGGGGCTGTGGGACAGTTGGGATGATGATGCCATTCTGGCCGACCAGCAGCAGGGGCGTTATTTCTCACCGCATCGCCTGCATACTCTAGACCACCAAGGGGAATTCTTTTCCATCCGCGGCCCGCTGACGGTGTCCCGACCCCCGCAAGGTTACCCGCTGCTGGTCCAGGCGGGCTCTTCGCCGCAGGGCATCCAGTTGGGGGCGCGTTACGGTGAGATCATTTATACGGCGCAAACCACGCTGCACGATGCCCAGCGTTTTTACCGGCACATCAAAGCCCAGGCCCAACAGGCCGGACGGCACCCTGACGATTTGCGGATACTGCCGGGCCTGTTCCCCGTCGTCGCGCCCAGCCGCAGCGAGGCGCAGGAAAAATTCGAGCAATTGCAGTCGTTGCTTCACCCGGAGGTGGGCCTAGCGCAGTTGGAACATCATCTCGGCGGCGTCAGCCTGGCCGGGTTCGACATTGATGGCCCCCTGCCTGATCTGCCGCCGGGTAAGGAATATACCAGCCGGGCTGAGCTGCTGATAAACGTGGCGCGCCGCGACAACCTCACCCTGCGGCAGCTTTACCAACAGGTCGGCGTAGCGCGAGGGCATCCCTTACTTGTCGGCACACCGACCGACGTTGCCGACTTTATGGCCAGTTGGTTTCACGAAGAAGGGGCAGATGGATTTAACATCATGCCGGGGTGGCTTCCGGGGGGCCTGATCGATTTCGTCGATCTGGTCGTGCCGGAACTACAGCGCCGCGGCCTGTTCCACACCGCCTATCGGGGAAAAACGCTGCGGGAACGTTTGGCGCTGCCCCGCCCCTCGAGCCGTTATGCCGCCACCAGCCATAAGGATTGA
- a CDS encoding LLM class flavin-dependent oxidoreductase: MRSTQPAQMHLGAFLQDAGHHIAAWRHPDAPAGAGMNFDHFRYLAQRAEAAKFDMIFLGDQMTFQYEEDETLGRTSRTVNFEPLTLLSALAGSTSRIGLIATASTSYNEPFNVARKYASLDHISHGRAGWNVVTSWTGGEARNFNRSEVMEHGLRYRRAQEFVEVVKGLWDSWDSDALLDDRQQGYFFDPARLHVLDHQGEFFQVRGPLTISRSPQGHPVMVQAGSSADGQTLAARHAEVIFTAQRHLAEAQSFYRTVKEQLVSAGRTPESLKIMPGVFPVVGESAAHAREKFEQLQALVNPEIGWAVLARHLGGVDLSRYSPDDPVPDLPLTQGNQSRQALLLAFARRENLTIRELYWHVTGTRGHWCVFGTASEIADVLESWFTQGAADGFNIMAPWLPGGLDEFIDEVVPVLQRRGLFRTDYQGTTLRDHLGLAPPRSRYANREAR, encoded by the coding sequence ATGCGCAGCACCCAACCCGCCCAGATGCACCTCGGGGCGTTTTTGCAGGATGCCGGACATCATATCGCCGCCTGGCGCCATCCCGACGCACCGGCGGGCGCCGGCATGAATTTCGACCATTTCCGCTATCTGGCCCAGCGCGCCGAGGCCGCGAAATTCGATATGATCTTTCTTGGCGATCAAATGACTTTTCAGTACGAAGAAGACGAAACGCTGGGCCGCACGTCCCGTACCGTTAATTTTGAGCCGTTGACCCTGCTCTCAGCGCTGGCGGGATCCACTTCGCGCATTGGTTTAATCGCCACCGCTTCCACCAGCTACAACGAGCCGTTTAACGTGGCGCGCAAATACGCTTCCCTCGACCATATCAGCCACGGGCGCGCCGGTTGGAATGTGGTGACCAGTTGGACCGGAGGGGAAGCGCGCAATTTTAACCGCAGCGAGGTGATGGAACATGGTCTGCGTTACCGCCGTGCGCAAGAGTTTGTCGAGGTGGTGAAGGGACTCTGGGACAGCTGGGACAGCGACGCCTTGCTTGACGATCGCCAGCAGGGCTATTTTTTCGATCCGGCGCGCCTGCATGTGCTCGATCATCAGGGCGAGTTTTTTCAGGTTCGTGGCCCCTTGACCATCTCCCGATCGCCGCAGGGACATCCGGTGATGGTGCAGGCGGGCTCATCTGCCGATGGCCAGACTTTAGCTGCGCGGCATGCCGAGGTGATCTTCACCGCCCAGCGCCACCTGGCTGAAGCGCAGAGCTTCTACCGCACGGTGAAGGAGCAATTGGTCAGCGCTGGCCGCACGCCGGAGAGCCTGAAAATTATGCCGGGCGTGTTCCCGGTCGTCGGTGAAAGCGCCGCACACGCGCGGGAGAAATTTGAACAGTTACAGGCGCTGGTGAACCCCGAAATTGGTTGGGCGGTGCTGGCACGTCATCTGGGCGGAGTCGATTTATCCCGCTATTCCCCGGACGATCCCGTCCCTGATCTGCCGCTGACGCAGGGCAACCAAAGCCGACAGGCGCTGCTGTTGGCGTTTGCCCGCCGCGAAAATCTGACGATACGCGAGCTGTATTGGCATGTCACCGGCACGCGCGGGCATTGGTGCGTGTTTGGCACGGCGTCCGAGATTGCCGATGTGCTGGAAAGCTGGTTCACCCAAGGCGCCGCCGATGGATTTAATATCATGGCGCCATGGCTGCCCGGCGGACTGGATGAATTCATCGATGAGGTCGTTCCCGTCCTTCAGCGCCGGGGGCTATTCAGGACCGATTATCAGGGGACAACCTTACGCGATCATTTAGGGCTGGCGCCGCCGCGCAGCCGCTATGCCAACAGGGAGGCGCGCTAG
- a CDS encoding 6-phosphofructokinase, whose translation MKIGLVISGGDVSGMNNFLFQVNRMMESEIVIFDGGINGLIENKFKDIPRRDLVDYSISSVPLISSGRKEDKCKKSDYEKIVKNIRHKKLDCLIMAGGDGSFQFLKALSGYGVNCYGVGMTIDNDITGNSYTIGFSTACEQVIGEVGKLRNTGRGLPGRIFMIELLGGYCGELTLQAALKSNADIALIPEAPWPIDVLAEKIKQKIEVQNSVIILCSEGYTKEYTPGFQGAIDTMIGKIEHKIGIRIRKTILGYGLRNGTPTGEEIIQGAILAEEVVRCINSGLTNKIIVINNNNKAIPIDLEDSGKRLVDEDSNLYKLAKVNNLI comes from the coding sequence ATGAAAATAGGATTAGTGATAAGTGGTGGTGATGTCAGCGGGATGAACAACTTTCTGTTTCAGGTTAACAGGATGATGGAGTCTGAAATAGTGATCTTTGACGGCGGCATTAACGGCCTGATTGAAAATAAGTTCAAGGACATCCCGCGCCGCGATCTGGTGGATTACTCTATCTCGTCGGTACCGTTAATTTCTTCAGGCCGAAAAGAAGACAAATGTAAAAAATCTGACTATGAGAAAATCGTCAAGAACATCCGTCATAAAAAGCTTGATTGCCTGATAATGGCCGGCGGGGATGGCTCCTTTCAATTCCTCAAAGCGCTCAGCGGTTATGGCGTAAATTGTTATGGCGTGGGGATGACCATCGATAATGATATTACCGGTAACAGCTATACTATTGGTTTTTCTACCGCCTGCGAGCAAGTTATCGGTGAAGTGGGGAAATTGCGCAACACCGGCAGAGGATTGCCCGGCCGAATCTTTATGATTGAACTATTGGGCGGCTATTGCGGTGAACTCACATTACAAGCCGCGCTGAAAAGTAATGCCGACATCGCGCTTATACCAGAAGCGCCCTGGCCTATTGATGTGTTGGCCGAAAAGATAAAGCAAAAAATTGAAGTTCAAAACAGCGTAATCATTTTATGCTCTGAGGGGTACACCAAAGAGTATACCCCCGGTTTCCAGGGTGCTATCGATACGATGATCGGCAAAATCGAGCATAAAATAGGTATCCGAATCCGGAAAACGATACTGGGATACGGTTTGAGAAATGGAACACCAACGGGTGAGGAAATTATACAAGGCGCGATTCTGGCTGAAGAAGTCGTAAGATGTATCAATAGCGGACTCACAAATAAGATCATTGTGATCAATAACAATAATAAAGCCATACCGATTGACCTTGAAGATTCTGGCAAACGTTTAGTGGATGAAGATAGTAATCTTTACAAACTGGCTAAAGTAAATAACCTTATCTGA
- a CDS encoding acyl-CoA dehydrogenase family protein, protein MTQHIYPDEQAHATGHFAFPVVNRDTPASTLIQAAEQLTPALAAEASLRDRQRLLPHDALEWVRKAGITAARVPREWDGPELGYQELAHIMIALAKGDPNVAQVLIPHFTSVERLRLNGHSAQHTRYFAGLRHGDVISGATGERGGKFVTDMTTQLVSTSDGLRLRGKKFYSTGGLMADLLRVTAKNDRGETVSALIPRDREGVVQHDDWDGMGQRLTASGSTDFNNVQVLPGEVMFYSSAENKRRNYQPAATQMLHSTIEVGIAFAVLDEAVEWAHRGARPRPESGVERSVDDWYVQHIIGNIAAHAHAAQATLLRAAALVDEAVSGWYGDLDEKTRENRLIAASIATAEAKIICNGAALRAAERIYDVGGSSATLKANNFDRHWRNARTHTTHDPIHHRYRVVGRYYLDQTPPPITMYD, encoded by the coding sequence ATGACCCAACACATTTATCCGGATGAGCAAGCCCATGCCACTGGCCATTTTGCTTTTCCGGTAGTTAACCGGGACACCCCAGCATCGACGCTGATCCAGGCAGCGGAGCAATTAACGCCCGCGCTGGCCGCCGAGGCGTCCTTGCGCGATAGACAACGCCTCCTGCCCCATGACGCGCTCGAATGGGTGCGTAAGGCCGGCATTACGGCGGCGCGGGTGCCGCGGGAATGGGACGGGCCCGAGCTGGGGTATCAGGAGCTGGCGCATATCATGATCGCGCTAGCCAAAGGGGATCCTAATGTCGCCCAAGTGCTCATTCCTCACTTTACCTCGGTTGAGCGCCTGCGTCTGAACGGTCATTCAGCGCAGCATACGCGTTATTTTGCCGGACTGCGCCACGGCGATGTCATCAGCGGCGCGACCGGCGAACGCGGCGGCAAGTTTGTTACCGACATGACGACCCAACTGGTCAGTACATCCGACGGGTTGCGGCTGCGGGGGAAAAAATTCTACAGCACCGGCGGGTTGATGGCCGATTTGCTGCGCGTGACGGCCAAAAACGACCGCGGCGAAACGGTCTCCGCCCTTATCCCGCGCGATCGCGAAGGGGTGGTGCAACATGACGACTGGGACGGCATGGGACAGCGCCTGACGGCGAGCGGCAGCACCGACTTTAATAATGTGCAGGTACTGCCTGGCGAGGTCATGTTCTATAGCAGCGCGGAGAACAAACGTCGCAATTATCAGCCTGCGGCGACGCAGATGCTGCACTCCACCATTGAAGTCGGTATCGCCTTTGCCGTGCTGGATGAGGCCGTGGAGTGGGCCCACCGCGGCGCGCGTCCCCGGCCGGAATCCGGCGTCGAGCGCTCGGTGGACGATTGGTATGTGCAGCATATCATCGGCAACATTGCCGCCCACGCCCATGCGGCTCAGGCCACGCTGCTGCGCGCCGCCGCGTTGGTGGACGAAGCCGTGTCGGGATGGTACGGCGATCTTGACGAGAAAACACGGGAAAACCGGCTGATAGCGGCCTCCATCGCGACCGCCGAGGCGAAAATTATTTGTAATGGCGCGGCGCTGCGCGCGGCGGAACGGATTTATGACGTAGGGGGCTCTTCCGCGACGCTAAAAGCGAACAATTTTGATCGCCACTGGCGTAACGCACGAACGCATACCACCCACGATCCTATCCATCATCGCTATCGCGTCGTCGGGCGTTACTATCTGGACCAGACCCCCCCGCCCATTACCATGTACGATTAA
- a CDS encoding class II aldolase/adducin family protein: MTELTLNPVSRHEVSAAEWEARIDLAASHHFADRNGFSQGIYNHLTLAVPDEPAFLLLPFGLHWSEATAGVFLKVGYDGRLLAGGGQIQRSAYCIHAPIHAFATQHAAVFHTHMPYASAIARLADQRLLITGQAEALLSDDIAYDNDYQALAREPAEGERLAELLQLKSILFMANHGVVVTGATAAEAWDRLYALEYACQVQLYARWTGEPLRELTPALREKVRHQITRTPLHDGRTGAYQPGHVLHFNALKRLLDRDGVVYRD, from the coding sequence ATGACCGAGTTAACTCTTAATCCCGTATCACGACATGAGGTTAGCGCGGCGGAATGGGAGGCGCGTATCGACCTTGCCGCTTCGCATCATTTTGCCGATCGCAATGGGTTCAGCCAGGGGATCTACAACCATCTGACGCTGGCGGTCCCCGATGAACCGGCCTTTTTGCTGCTGCCTTTCGGGTTGCATTGGTCGGAAGCGACCGCCGGCGTTTTTCTCAAAGTGGGCTACGACGGTCGGCTGCTGGCAGGCGGCGGCCAGATCCAGCGCTCGGCCTATTGTATTCATGCGCCGATACATGCTTTCGCCACACAGCATGCGGCGGTCTTTCACACCCATATGCCCTACGCCAGCGCCATCGCCCGTCTGGCAGACCAGCGGCTTCTGATAACGGGTCAGGCCGAAGCGCTTCTTAGCGATGACATCGCTTACGACAATGATTATCAGGCCCTAGCGCGCGAGCCTGCGGAAGGCGAGCGCCTGGCCGAGTTGTTACAATTAAAATCCATCCTCTTTATGGCAAACCATGGCGTGGTGGTTACCGGCGCGACGGCGGCGGAAGCCTGGGACCGCCTGTACGCCCTCGAATATGCCTGCCAGGTCCAGCTTTATGCGCGTTGGACGGGAGAGCCGCTGCGTGAATTGACCCCGGCATTGCGTGAGAAAGTCCGCCATCAGATAACCCGGACGCCGCTGCATGATGGCCGCACCGGCGCGTATCAGCCGGGTCATGTTCTTCATTTCAACGCGCTGAAACGATTGCTGGACCGAGATGGCGTGGTTTACCGGGATTAA